One stretch of Apis cerana isolate GH-2021 linkage group LG8, AcerK_1.0, whole genome shotgun sequence DNA includes these proteins:
- the LOC107996909 gene encoding chymotrypsin-like elastase family member 2A isoform X3: MNFRGGLAILLFILVEINCAILRIVQENHFSSHREPRAILSAKNVNSSSLGEEENVRTTTGRIFNGKPSKRGSWPWQVSLQLLHPKLGFIGHWCGGVLIEPTWVVTAAHCIHNELFNLPIGALWTAVVGEWELNSGGRGSARLPVERVILHERFNNYLHDIALMKLARPAPLSKVVRTICLPEPEEKLANRYCVASGWGQYGSSQSLSTALLEASVPLLDLEKCTKAYGKSVSLRNGHLCAGHIDGSTGSCVGDSGGPLQCRRADGVWQLAGVTSFGSGCARPGYPDVYTKIQYYVKWIRNTMSNDDDTQLF; encoded by the exons ATGAATTTTCGCGGTGGACTGGCGATACTTTTATTCATTCTTGTGGAGATTAATTGCGCGATTTTGAGAATCGTACAGGAAAATCACTTCT CGTCGCATAGAGAGCCACGTGCGATTCTGTCAGCGAAGAACGTCAATTCCTCTTCACTGGGCGAGGAGGAGAACGTGAGGACAACAACAGGTCGAATATTCAACGGGAAGCCGAGCAAACGAGGCTCTTGGCCTTGGCAGGTGTCTCTCCAACTCCTTCATCCAAAGTTAGGATTTATCGGTCATTGGTGCGGTGGTGTTCTCATCGAGCCCACTTGGGTCGTCACAGCTGCTCATTGTATTCATAA TGAGCTTTTCAATTTACCAATTGGTGCACTATGGACGGCAGTCGTCGGGGAATGGGAATTAAACTCCGGTGGACGTGGCTCGGCAAGGCTACCTGTTGAACGGGTGATCCTCCATGAgagatttaacaattatttacacGATATcg CATTGATGAAGTTAGCTAGACCAGCTCCTTTATCTAAAGTAGTACGAACAATATGTTTACCGGAACCGGAAGAGAAGCTTGCAAACAGATATTGCGTCGCTTCTGGCTGGGGTCAATATGGTTCCTCTCAGTCACTTTCCACTGCACTTTTAGAAGCCTCAGTGCCATTACTAGATCTTGAAAAATGCACGAAAGCTTATGGAAAATCGGTATCGCTTCGGAATGGCCATCTTTGTGCTGGTCATATCGATGGCTCGACCGGAAGTTGTGTg GGTGATTCTGGAGGACCATTACAATGCCGTCGCGCAGACGGTGTATGGCAACTGGCAGGCGTCACTTCTTTTGGATCAGGATGTGCCAGGCCAGGATATCCTGACGTCTATACTAAGATTCAGTATTACGTTAAATGGATAAGAAATACTATGAGCAATGACGACGATAcgcaacttttttaa
- the LOC107996909 gene encoding chymotrypsin-like elastase family member 2A isoform X1, with protein MNFRGGLAILLFILVEINCAILRIVQENHFSCGCPAASHREPRAILSAKNVNSSSLGEEENVRTTTGRIFNGKPSKRGSWPWQVSLQLLHPKLGFIGHWCGGVLIEPTWVVTAAHCIHNELFNLPIGALWTAVVGEWELNSGGRGSARLPVERVILHERFNNYLHDIALMKLARPAPLSKVVRTICLPEPEEKLANRYCVASGWGQYGSSQSLSTALLEASVPLLDLEKCTKAYGKSVSLRNGHLCAGHIDGSTGSCVGDSGGPLQCRRADGVWQLAGVTSFGSGCARPGYPDVYTKIQYYVKWIRNTMSNDDDTQLF; from the exons ATGAATTTTCGCGGTGGACTGGCGATACTTTTATTCATTCTTGTGGAGATTAATTGCGCGATTTTGAGAATCGTACAGGAAAATCACTTCT CTTGCGGATGTCCAGCAGCGTCGCATAGAGAGCCACGTGCGATTCTGTCAGCGAAGAACGTCAATTCCTCTTCACTGGGCGAGGAGGAGAACGTGAGGACAACAACAGGTCGAATATTCAACGGGAAGCCGAGCAAACGAGGCTCTTGGCCTTGGCAGGTGTCTCTCCAACTCCTTCATCCAAAGTTAGGATTTATCGGTCATTGGTGCGGTGGTGTTCTCATCGAGCCCACTTGGGTCGTCACAGCTGCTCATTGTATTCATAA TGAGCTTTTCAATTTACCAATTGGTGCACTATGGACGGCAGTCGTCGGGGAATGGGAATTAAACTCCGGTGGACGTGGCTCGGCAAGGCTACCTGTTGAACGGGTGATCCTCCATGAgagatttaacaattatttacacGATATcg CATTGATGAAGTTAGCTAGACCAGCTCCTTTATCTAAAGTAGTACGAACAATATGTTTACCGGAACCGGAAGAGAAGCTTGCAAACAGATATTGCGTCGCTTCTGGCTGGGGTCAATATGGTTCCTCTCAGTCACTTTCCACTGCACTTTTAGAAGCCTCAGTGCCATTACTAGATCTTGAAAAATGCACGAAAGCTTATGGAAAATCGGTATCGCTTCGGAATGGCCATCTTTGTGCTGGTCATATCGATGGCTCGACCGGAAGTTGTGTg GGTGATTCTGGAGGACCATTACAATGCCGTCGCGCAGACGGTGTATGGCAACTGGCAGGCGTCACTTCTTTTGGATCAGGATGTGCCAGGCCAGGATATCCTGACGTCTATACTAAGATTCAGTATTACGTTAAATGGATAAGAAATACTATGAGCAATGACGACGATAcgcaacttttttaa
- the LOC107996909 gene encoding chymotrypsin-like elastase family member 2A isoform X2, whose protein sequence is MNFRGGLAILLFILVEINCAILRIVQENHFSASHREPRAILSAKNVNSSSLGEEENVRTTTGRIFNGKPSKRGSWPWQVSLQLLHPKLGFIGHWCGGVLIEPTWVVTAAHCIHNELFNLPIGALWTAVVGEWELNSGGRGSARLPVERVILHERFNNYLHDIALMKLARPAPLSKVVRTICLPEPEEKLANRYCVASGWGQYGSSQSLSTALLEASVPLLDLEKCTKAYGKSVSLRNGHLCAGHIDGSTGSCVGDSGGPLQCRRADGVWQLAGVTSFGSGCARPGYPDVYTKIQYYVKWIRNTMSNDDDTQLF, encoded by the exons ATGAATTTTCGCGGTGGACTGGCGATACTTTTATTCATTCTTGTGGAGATTAATTGCGCGATTTTGAGAATCGTACAGGAAAATCACTTCT CAGCGTCGCATAGAGAGCCACGTGCGATTCTGTCAGCGAAGAACGTCAATTCCTCTTCACTGGGCGAGGAGGAGAACGTGAGGACAACAACAGGTCGAATATTCAACGGGAAGCCGAGCAAACGAGGCTCTTGGCCTTGGCAGGTGTCTCTCCAACTCCTTCATCCAAAGTTAGGATTTATCGGTCATTGGTGCGGTGGTGTTCTCATCGAGCCCACTTGGGTCGTCACAGCTGCTCATTGTATTCATAA TGAGCTTTTCAATTTACCAATTGGTGCACTATGGACGGCAGTCGTCGGGGAATGGGAATTAAACTCCGGTGGACGTGGCTCGGCAAGGCTACCTGTTGAACGGGTGATCCTCCATGAgagatttaacaattatttacacGATATcg CATTGATGAAGTTAGCTAGACCAGCTCCTTTATCTAAAGTAGTACGAACAATATGTTTACCGGAACCGGAAGAGAAGCTTGCAAACAGATATTGCGTCGCTTCTGGCTGGGGTCAATATGGTTCCTCTCAGTCACTTTCCACTGCACTTTTAGAAGCCTCAGTGCCATTACTAGATCTTGAAAAATGCACGAAAGCTTATGGAAAATCGGTATCGCTTCGGAATGGCCATCTTTGTGCTGGTCATATCGATGGCTCGACCGGAAGTTGTGTg GGTGATTCTGGAGGACCATTACAATGCCGTCGCGCAGACGGTGTATGGCAACTGGCAGGCGTCACTTCTTTTGGATCAGGATGTGCCAGGCCAGGATATCCTGACGTCTATACTAAGATTCAGTATTACGTTAAATGGATAAGAAATACTATGAGCAATGACGACGATAcgcaacttttttaa